CCGTCGTCGTCAGGCTGCGGGCCGTCCGTCGCGCTATCCGTTTTGGCGGCGACGGCATCCGTGACCGGCGCCGTTTCGACCGCACGCGGCACGGGCGACTCCGCCTCTTCTGCCACTTCCGCGTCAGCCCCCGAATCCAGCGCTTCACCGCCCGGGGACTCGACCGGAAACGCCATGCCCTGGCCGTTTTCACGCGCGTAGATCGCGAGAATATTGGCGATCGGCACTTCGATCTTGTGCGACTTGCCGGAGAAACGCGCGCTGAACTCGATCCAC
This genomic stretch from Paraburkholderia dioscoreae harbors:
- a CDS encoding ClpXP protease specificity-enhancing factor, coding for MQEISTKPYLLRALYEWCTDNGYTPHIAVRVDNQTRVPRQFVRDNEIVLNISFEATSQLQMGNEWIEFSARFSGKSHKIEVPIANILAIYARENGQGMAFPVESPGGEALDSGADAEVAEEAESPVPRAVETAPVTDAVAAKTDSATDGPQPDDDGSKGGGRARLKIVK